A section of the Anabaena cylindrica PCC 7122 genome encodes:
- a CDS encoding J domain-containing protein, with protein sequence MSQNSLPPEVLELLIDPYAVLGVSVNADERQILKRYHALAKQLHPDNYVNRDDPNHELATIVFTRLINPAYQQLKQVKTRFKILGELRLKAVSLDQQTILELQSAINLQIMPLSLQETNIVYEQAIAAYANKQYQSLQKIHQVTQYILRLNLVYLSLHKKNSLQAPPLPAISTSTASVSIVPRPSVQKTEIKLPKSKEKDSKPVSINYAQRHYERAVEYGQQAKWALAVQELRDAIKLEPNNSDHYALLGVIHFQQNFPGMAKVYIRQSLKLNPKQPLALKYAGILKIQNAEEETNPKSIGKALSLAALLSRFISGNHS encoded by the coding sequence ATGTCACAGAACTCCCTGCCACCAGAAGTACTTGAATTACTGATTGACCCCTATGCTGTATTGGGAGTTTCTGTGAATGCCGATGAGCGTCAAATTCTTAAGCGCTATCACGCTTTGGCTAAACAGCTACATCCTGACAACTATGTCAACAGGGATGATCCAAACCATGAATTAGCCACAATAGTATTTACGAGATTGATTAACCCAGCTTATCAGCAATTAAAACAGGTAAAAACAAGGTTCAAAATACTAGGGGAGTTGCGATTAAAAGCAGTATCCTTGGATCAACAAACAATTTTAGAACTTCAATCTGCCATCAATTTGCAAATCATGCCACTGTCTTTACAAGAGACTAATATTGTTTATGAACAAGCGATAGCTGCTTATGCAAACAAGCAATATCAATCACTTCAAAAAATACATCAAGTAACTCAATATATCCTGCGACTGAATCTAGTTTACTTATCATTGCACAAAAAAAATAGCCTTCAAGCGCCACCATTGCCAGCAATATCAACATCCACAGCATCCGTCTCTATTGTCCCTCGACCAAGTGTTCAAAAAACCGAAATTAAATTACCTAAAAGTAAAGAAAAAGACTCTAAACCTGTTTCTATAAATTACGCTCAACGTCATTACGAACGAGCCGTCGAATATGGACAGCAGGCAAAATGGGCATTAGCTGTACAAGAACTGCGTGACGCTATTAAACTAGAGCCAAATAATAGTGATCATTACGCTTTATTAGGTGTAATACACTTCCAACAGAACTTCCCAGGAATGGCTAAAGTTTATATACGTCAATCCTTAAAACTCAACCCAAAGCAACCACTAGCTTTGAAATACGCTGGAATACTCAAAATTCAAAATGCTGAAGAAGAGACTAACCCTAAATCAATTGGGAAAGCTTTGAGTCTGGCTGCTTTATTAAGTCGGTTTATATCCGGTAATCATTCATGA
- a CDS encoding CHAT domain-containing protein yields the protein MTTEITSPTSLVEAGKQSYQSEQFTEAIALWQQATEIFAKKGDTLNQAIVLSNLALAYQQLGKLQPANEAISQSINLLSKNQKNPPFSLLAPALNIQGNLQLSHGEAETALTTWEKAADMYKKAGDQTGVNRSLLNQTQALRSLGLYPRARKTLEQVSQNLQAQPDNMLKASSLLNLGDTLRVMGNLEKSHEILQQSLVIAQKLNSQPEIAVTLLSLGNTAFSQQQIQAAFNYYQQAISASTSPTIKLQAQLNQLRLYINTKKLVEAKALITQIQPQIENLTPSRTSIYAKVNFAQSLQKIYQNTAQKQLAAKTLATAVQQAQTISDTRAESYALGYLGGMYEQNQQWSEAQKLTEQALNLSQTSNAAEISYLWQWQLGRIFQAIGNSEKAIGAYDAAVKTLAYIRKDLVAGNSNLQFSFQESIEPIYRELVGLLLQPTKIKNTKDISQLNLTKARDLIESLKVAELDNYFREDCLTSQIAKVDQIDPQAAIIYPIILSDRLEMIISVTNQPLRHYTTTIPQAELEKNLLEMRSSLRPNLGNKQRLAIAQKVYNLLIRPTEADLAASDIKTLVFVLDGVMKNLPMAALYDGKQYLVEKYSLAQTPGLQLLSPQPLQQQPLKILVGAISEARQGFSSLPGVSVEIKGITSEIPTQVLFNQTFTSTDIQNLIRATPFPIVHLATHGQFSSNAQDTFILTWDNRLNVKDLGELLQTREQDTNNPIELLVLSACQTAQGDNRAPLGIAGVAVRSGARSTLATLWSVDDESAAEFMVEFYRQLAKSKVTKAEAIRLAQLKLLNQPEYRNPFYWAPFVLLGNWL from the coding sequence GTGACTACAGAAATTACTTCTCCAACTTCATTAGTAGAAGCTGGAAAGCAAAGCTATCAATCGGAACAGTTTACAGAAGCGATCGCACTTTGGCAACAAGCCACAGAGATATTTGCCAAAAAAGGTGATACCCTCAACCAAGCAATTGTACTCAGTAATTTAGCCTTGGCATATCAACAGTTAGGCAAGTTACAACCAGCAAACGAGGCTATATCTCAAAGTATAAATTTACTCAGTAAAAATCAGAAAAACCCACCTTTCTCCCTCTTAGCGCCAGCATTGAATATCCAAGGAAATCTGCAACTATCTCACGGAGAAGCAGAAACGGCACTTACTACCTGGGAAAAAGCCGCTGATATGTATAAAAAAGCTGGAGATCAAACAGGAGTCAACCGCAGCTTACTAAATCAAACTCAAGCTTTGCGATCATTGGGACTATACCCCCGTGCTAGGAAAACTTTAGAGCAAGTAAGCCAAAACCTGCAAGCACAACCAGACAATATGTTAAAAGCATCTAGTTTGCTGAACTTGGGTGATACTCTGCGGGTGATGGGTAATTTAGAAAAATCCCATGAAATTTTACAACAAAGTTTAGTGATAGCTCAAAAATTAAATTCCCAACCGGAAATCGCCGTCACATTACTCAGTTTAGGCAACACTGCTTTTTCTCAACAACAAATTCAAGCAGCTTTCAATTATTATCAACAGGCAATATCTGCATCCACTTCACCTACAATAAAACTCCAAGCCCAACTTAATCAATTACGTCTTTACATAAACACCAAAAAATTGGTAGAAGCTAAAGCTTTAATCACCCAAATTCAGCCTCAAATAGAAAACTTAACTCCTAGTCGCACCAGCATATATGCAAAGGTAAATTTTGCCCAAAGTTTGCAAAAAATTTATCAAAACACTGCTCAAAAACAACTTGCTGCCAAAACTCTGGCCACAGCCGTCCAACAAGCTCAAACTATCAGCGACACAAGGGCAGAATCTTACGCTTTAGGTTATTTGGGTGGAATGTATGAACAAAATCAACAATGGTCGGAAGCTCAAAAACTCACTGAACAAGCCTTAAATCTTTCCCAAACCAGTAATGCTGCCGAAATCAGCTATCTTTGGCAATGGCAACTCGGAAGAATTTTTCAAGCCATTGGCAACTCGGAAAAAGCTATTGGTGCATACGATGCAGCAGTGAAAACCCTGGCGTATATTCGTAAAGATTTAGTTGCCGGGAATAGCAATCTTCAGTTTTCCTTTCAGGAGAGTATAGAACCTATTTATCGAGAGTTAGTTGGTTTATTACTGCAACCTACAAAAATAAAAAATACCAAAGATATCAGTCAATTGAATTTGACAAAAGCCCGTGATTTGATTGAATCTTTAAAAGTAGCAGAATTAGATAATTACTTTCGGGAAGATTGTCTCACAAGTCAGATTGCCAAAGTTGATCAGATAGATCCCCAAGCTGCAATTATATATCCGATTATTTTGAGCGATCGCTTGGAGATGATCATTTCTGTCACCAATCAACCTCTACGTCACTATACCACAACCATCCCCCAAGCCGAACTAGAGAAGAATTTACTAGAAATGCGATCGTCCCTTAGACCCAACTTAGGAAACAAACAACGTCTAGCGATCGCTCAAAAAGTATACAATTTACTCATCCGCCCCACAGAAGCAGATTTAGCTGCCAGCGACATCAAAACCCTAGTATTTGTCCTCGATGGCGTGATGAAAAACCTACCCATGGCAGCACTTTACGACGGAAAGCAATATCTAGTAGAAAAATACAGCCTAGCTCAAACACCAGGTTTACAACTACTTTCTCCCCAACCCCTACAACAACAACCCCTCAAAATACTAGTCGGTGCTATCAGCGAAGCCAGACAAGGTTTTTCCTCATTACCTGGAGTAAGCGTAGAAATTAAAGGTATCACTTCAGAGATTCCCACTCAAGTCCTATTTAATCAAACATTCACCAGCACAGACATCCAAAATCTCATCCGTGCGACACCCTTCCCCATAGTTCATCTTGCTACCCACGGTCAATTTAGTTCCAATGCACAAGATACCTTTATTCTCACCTGGGATAATCGTCTTAACGTTAAAGATTTAGGCGAACTACTGCAAACAAGAGAACAGGATACCAATAATCCCATTGAATTATTAGTTCTTAGCGCCTGTCAAACCGCCCAAGGAGACAACCGCGCCCCACTAGGAATAGCAGGTGTAGCTGTTCGTTCTGGCGCACGTAGTACTCTAGCAACACTATGGTCTGTAGATGATGAATCTGCCGCTGAGTTTATGGTGGAATTTTACCGCCAATTAGCCAAATCTAAAGTAACAAAAGCTGAAGCTATCCGTCTTGCTCAATTAAAACTACTCAACCAGCCAGAATACAGAAATCCCTTCTATTGGGCTCCATTTGTGCTGTTAGGAAATTGGCTTTAA
- the tkt gene encoding transketolase: MAVATQSLEEICINSIRFLAVDAIEKSKSGHPGLPMGAAPMAFVLWDRFMRYNPKNPKWFNRDRFVLSAGHGCMLQYAMLYLTGYDSVTIEDIKQFRQWGSRTPGHPENFETAGVEVTTGPLGQGIANAVGLAMAEAHLAAKFNKPDAKIVDHYTYVILGDGCNMEGISGEAASLAGHYGLGKLIALYDDNHISIDGSTDVAFTEDVSKRFEAYGWHVLHVEDGNTDLAAISKAVEAAKAVTDKPTMIKVTTTIGYGAPNKQNTAGIHGAALGGDETALTRKNLGWEHEPFVIPQDALNHTRKAVERGAAYESEWNKTFTDYQAKYPAESAEFERFVSGKLPDGWNKVLPTYTPADSALPTRKHSENCLNKLAAVLPELIGGSADLTHSNLTELKGFGDFQKGQYQNRNIHFGVREHAMGAICNGMALHASGLIPYGATFLIFTDYMRAAIRLAALSQAGSIWVMTHDSIGQGEDGPTHQPIETLASLRAIPDLTVIRPADGNECSGAYTVAVEKSKAQASTLLAFTRQNVPNLAGTSIEGVKKGAYTVVDSQGTPDLILIGTGSELSLCVTAAEKLTAEGKKVRVVSMPSTNLFDAQDAAYKESVLPKAVTKRLSVEAASSFGWHKYIGTDGDTVSIDTFGASAPGGTCMEKFGFTVDNVLAKAKALLG, translated from the coding sequence ATGGCTGTTGCAACCCAATCCCTCGAAGAAATTTGTATTAACTCAATCCGCTTTTTGGCTGTAGATGCCATAGAAAAATCCAAATCGGGACACCCAGGACTACCAATGGGCGCAGCTCCCATGGCATTTGTCCTTTGGGATCGCTTTATGCGGTATAACCCCAAAAATCCCAAATGGTTCAACCGCGATCGCTTTGTCTTGTCTGCCGGTCACGGCTGTATGTTACAGTATGCCATGCTGTACCTAACAGGTTACGATAGCGTTACCATCGAAGACATCAAACAATTCCGTCAATGGGGTTCTAGAACTCCTGGACACCCAGAAAACTTTGAAACAGCAGGTGTGGAAGTTACCACAGGCCCCTTGGGTCAAGGAATCGCCAATGCAGTTGGTTTAGCCATGGCAGAAGCACACCTAGCAGCTAAATTCAACAAACCTGATGCCAAAATCGTAGACCACTACACCTATGTAATTCTAGGTGATGGTTGCAACATGGAAGGTATTTCCGGTGAAGCTGCTTCTTTAGCAGGTCACTATGGATTAGGTAAACTTATCGCTCTGTACGACGACAACCACATCTCCATTGATGGTTCTACAGATGTAGCATTCACCGAAGATGTTTCCAAACGTTTTGAAGCTTACGGTTGGCACGTCCTACACGTAGAAGATGGCAACACCGATTTAGCCGCCATCTCCAAAGCCGTCGAAGCAGCAAAAGCTGTCACCGACAAACCCACCATGATCAAGGTGACAACCACCATAGGTTATGGCGCTCCCAACAAGCAAAATACCGCTGGTATTCACGGTGCTGCCCTCGGTGGAGATGAAACAGCACTGACTCGTAAAAACTTAGGTTGGGAACACGAGCCTTTTGTCATCCCCCAAGATGCCCTCAACCACACCCGCAAAGCAGTAGAACGTGGTGCAGCTTACGAATCCGAATGGAACAAAACCTTTACTGACTACCAAGCCAAATACCCCGCAGAATCAGCGGAATTTGAGCGTTTTGTTAGCGGTAAACTCCCAGACGGTTGGAATAAAGTACTACCCACCTACACCCCCGCAGATTCAGCACTACCCACCCGTAAACACTCAGAAAACTGCCTCAACAAACTAGCAGCAGTTTTACCTGAATTAATTGGTGGTTCAGCTGACTTAACTCACTCCAACCTCACCGAACTCAAAGGTTTTGGTGACTTCCAGAAAGGGCAATACCAAAACCGTAACATCCACTTTGGTGTCCGGGAACACGCTATGGGCGCAATCTGTAACGGTATGGCGCTCCACGCTTCGGGATTAATTCCCTACGGTGCTACATTCCTGATTTTTACAGACTATATGCGTGCTGCCATTCGCTTGGCTGCTCTTTCCCAAGCTGGCTCAATTTGGGTAATGACTCACGATTCAATCGGTCAAGGTGAAGATGGCCCCACTCACCAACCTATTGAAACTCTAGCTTCCTTGCGAGCTATTCCTGATTTAACAGTGATTCGTCCAGCTGATGGTAACGAATGTTCTGGAGCTTATACAGTCGCAGTTGAGAAGTCTAAAGCACAAGCTTCTACTCTGTTAGCATTTACCCGTCAAAATGTTCCTAACTTAGCAGGTACATCCATTGAAGGTGTGAAAAAAGGTGCATACACAGTTGTAGATTCCCAAGGTACACCCGATCTGATCCTCATCGGTACAGGTTCAGAGTTGAGCCTCTGCGTCACCGCAGCGGAGAAACTAACAGCGGAAGGGAAAAAAGTCCGTGTTGTTTCCATGCCTTCAACTAATTTATTCGATGCTCAGGATGCTGCTTATAAAGAATCCGTTCTACCTAAAGCAGTCACCAAGCGTCTATCTGTAGAAGCTGCTAGCAGTTTTGGTTGGCACAAGTATATTGGCACTGATGGTGATACCGTCAGTATTGATACCTTTGGTGCTTCTGCTCCTGGTGGTACTTGTATGGAGAAGTTTGGTTTCACTGTTGATAATGTATTAGCTAAAGCTAAGGCTTTGTTGGGTTAA
- a CDS encoding CoB--CoM heterodisulfide reductase iron-sulfur subunit B family protein, protein MLSQSLKYAYYPGCVAQGACRELYLSTQALTQKLGIELIELKKAACCGSGTFKEDSQLLEDTVNARNIALAEELNLPLLTHCSTCQGVIGHVDERLKECQSSNSAYLNQVNGLLQKEGCSPYRGSTEVKHLLYALVTDYGLEEISDRVTRKLSNLKCAAFYGCYLLRAQKSMPYDDPFQPEAMENMFRAIGATPVYYRGRTQCCGWPLSSYATNESFKMAGMHIQDALENGADCIVTPCPLCHLNLDSRQPEVEKVIEKKLGLPILHLPQLIALALGVSPQELGLDRHIVSTKPVLEKLGF, encoded by the coding sequence ATGCTATCTCAATCGCTCAAATACGCGTACTACCCAGGTTGTGTGGCTCAAGGAGCTTGTCGGGAGCTTTATTTATCAACACAGGCACTTACCCAAAAACTCGGTATTGAACTTATTGAATTAAAAAAAGCTGCTTGCTGCGGCTCAGGTACGTTTAAAGAAGATTCCCAATTATTGGAAGATACGGTTAATGCCAGAAATATAGCTTTAGCAGAAGAATTAAATTTACCCCTTTTGACTCATTGCAGCACTTGTCAAGGTGTAATTGGTCATGTAGATGAACGTTTGAAAGAATGCCAGTCAAGTAACTCCGCTTATTTGAATCAAGTTAATGGGTTGTTGCAAAAAGAAGGTTGTTCACCTTATCGGGGCAGTACAGAAGTTAAACATCTACTTTACGCCTTAGTCACAGATTATGGTTTAGAGGAAATTAGCGATCGCGTTACCCGCAAATTATCTAACCTCAAATGTGCAGCTTTTTATGGCTGTTATCTCCTCCGCGCTCAAAAATCCATGCCCTATGATGACCCCTTCCAACCTGAAGCGATGGAAAATATGTTTCGGGCAATAGGGGCAACACCAGTATATTATCGTGGTCGTACTCAATGCTGTGGTTGGCCTTTATCTAGCTATGCCACTAATGAATCTTTTAAAATGGCAGGAATGCATATTCAAGACGCTTTAGAAAATGGTGCTGATTGTATTGTGACACCCTGTCCTTTGTGTCATCTTAATTTAGATTCTCGTCAACCAGAGGTAGAAAAAGTAATTGAGAAAAAATTAGGTTTACCGATTTTACATTTACCTCAATTAATTGCTTTAGCTTTAGGAGTTAGTCCGCAAGAATTGGGTTTAGACAGACATATTGTTTCCACAAAACCAGTTTTAGAAAAATTGGGATTTTAG
- a CDS encoding NINE protein, with product MLTKHKNRSIAAILAFSGTLTISGLHKFYLGQPFWGILYVLLSWTPIPKVASAIEGVWYLAQDEEAFNRNFNFGKSTAKASQQVSNQVESIANALRELDALRQDGLISEYEFEQKRRQMLDQIS from the coding sequence ATGTTAACTAAACATAAAAACCGAAGTATTGCTGCTATCTTAGCCTTTTCTGGTACACTGACAATCTCAGGATTACATAAATTTTACCTGGGACAACCATTCTGGGGAATTTTGTATGTTTTGTTGTCTTGGACACCAATTCCTAAGGTAGCTAGTGCTATTGAGGGAGTTTGGTATTTAGCTCAAGATGAAGAAGCTTTTAACCGAAATTTTAATTTCGGTAAGTCAACAGCCAAGGCTTCACAACAGGTTAGTAATCAAGTAGAATCCATAGCTAATGCTCTACGTGAGTTAGACGCTCTCCGCCAAGATGGTTTAATTTCTGAGTATGAATTCGAGCAAAAACGTCGCCAGATGCTAGACCAGATTTCTTGA
- the acpP gene encoding acyl carrier protein, producing the protein MSQADIFERVKKVIVEQLDADTDKVEPNASFTDDLGADSLDIVELVMALEEEFDIEIPDEAAEKILTVQEVVDYISNNVAASA; encoded by the coding sequence ATGAGCCAAGCAGATATTTTTGAAAGGGTTAAAAAGGTCATCGTTGAGCAACTAGACGCTGATACTGATAAAGTTGAACCAAATGCTTCATTTACAGATGATTTAGGGGCTGATTCCCTAGATATCGTGGAACTGGTAATGGCTTTGGAAGAAGAATTTGACATCGAAATTCCTGATGAAGCTGCCGAAAAGATTTTAACGGTTCAAGAGGTAGTAGACTACATCAGCAATAACGTTGCTGCGTCTGCCTAA
- the fabF gene encoding beta-ketoacyl-ACP synthase II, with protein MTDYKRKRVVVTGVGAITPIGNTPTEYWEGLLNGRNGIDFITAFDASKHDCRIAGEVKNFDPHDYMERKEAKRTDRFAQFAIAAAKQAISDAKLVINDLNAEHIGVMIGSGIGGIKVLEDQQTVYLNRGPDRCSPFMIPMMIANMAAGLTAIHTGAKGPNSCSVTACAAGSNAIGDAFRLIQNGYAQAMICGGCEAAVTPLSVAGFAAARALSTRNDPNYACRPFDKDRDGFVMGEGSGILILEELEHALNRDARIYGEMVGYGMTCDAYHMTSPVPGGLGAARAMELALKDGELTPSMVSYINAHGTSTPANDVTETAAIKKALGDDAYKIAISSTKSMTGHLLGGSGGIEAVATVLAIANDHIPPTIHLDNPDPGCDLDYVPHLSRAQKVEVALSNSFGFGGHNVTLAFKKYV; from the coding sequence ATGACAGACTATAAACGTAAGCGCGTTGTTGTAACTGGTGTTGGCGCGATTACACCTATTGGTAACACACCAACCGAATATTGGGAAGGATTGCTAAATGGACGCAATGGCATTGACTTTATCACTGCCTTTGATGCCTCTAAACATGATTGTCGCATTGCGGGTGAAGTAAAAAACTTCGATCCACATGACTATATGGAGCGCAAAGAAGCCAAGCGCACAGATCGGTTTGCTCAATTTGCGATCGCAGCGGCTAAACAGGCTATATCAGACGCAAAATTAGTCATCAATGACCTCAACGCCGAACATATAGGTGTCATGATCGGCTCAGGCATTGGTGGTATTAAAGTGTTGGAAGACCAGCAAACAGTCTACCTCAATCGAGGACCAGACCGCTGTAGTCCATTCATGATCCCCATGATGATCGCCAACATGGCAGCAGGATTAACAGCCATTCATACAGGTGCTAAAGGGCCTAATTCTTGCTCAGTCACAGCTTGCGCCGCTGGTTCTAACGCCATTGGGGATGCCTTTCGCCTAATTCAAAATGGATATGCCCAAGCCATGATTTGTGGCGGTTGTGAGGCAGCTGTGACACCATTGTCTGTAGCTGGATTTGCCGCAGCTAGAGCGCTGTCAACTCGTAACGACCCTAATTATGCTTGTCGTCCCTTTGACAAAGATCGAGATGGCTTTGTCATGGGTGAAGGTTCAGGAATTTTAATTCTCGAAGAATTAGAACACGCCCTCAATCGTGACGCTCGTATTTATGGAGAAATGGTCGGCTATGGCATGACTTGTGACGCTTACCACATGACTTCCCCAGTCCCCGGTGGTTTAGGTGCTGCTAGAGCTATGGAACTGGCACTTAAGGATGGTGAACTCACACCATCAATGGTCAGTTACATCAACGCTCATGGAACCAGTACCCCAGCCAATGATGTCACGGAAACAGCAGCAATTAAAAAGGCTCTGGGCGATGATGCCTACAAAATAGCAATTAGTTCCACCAAATCTATGACCGGGCATCTGTTAGGTGGCTCAGGTGGAATTGAAGCAGTGGCTACAGTTCTAGCGATCGCTAATGACCACATTCCCCCCACCATCCATCTAGACAATCCCGATCCAGGATGTGACCTAGATTATGTCCCTCACCTGAGCCGCGCTCAAAAAGTAGAGGTAGCACTATCCAATTCCTTTGGATTTGGTGGTCATAATGTCACCCTGGCTTTTAAAAAATACGTCTAA